One genomic window of Bradyrhizobium sp. B124 includes the following:
- a CDS encoding recombinase zinc beta ribbon domain-containing protein: protein MLSGLLRCGACGSGMSTNGRDKSERIRIRCSAATESGVCRDAKTFYLTAVESAVLAGLEAEMRHPSVIAEYVHTYHEERKRLSAKANAKRAHLEMRLGELNREISRLVDAIAKGHGDPAVLGPRSSALDEERKQVANELNAEPAVGDVISLHPAVLARYEQQLVHLQDALSKGVNAGDSEAAEAVRDLVETVTVFRNGSHPGGVTVEIVGRLNALLGEQAYPHNVRGVWGKMVAGEGLEPPTPGL from the coding sequence ATGCTGTCGGGCCTCCTCCGCTGCGGAGCATGCGGGTCAGGAATGTCAACGAACGGCAGGGATAAGTCGGAACGTATTCGCATCCGCTGTTCAGCCGCCACGGAGAGTGGTGTGTGTCGCGATGCAAAGACATTTTATCTCACAGCGGTGGAGAGTGCAGTTCTTGCCGGGTTGGAGGCCGAGATGCGGCATCCAAGCGTGATCGCTGAGTACGTGCACACTTATCACGAAGAGCGGAAACGTCTCTCAGCCAAGGCGAACGCTAAACGGGCTCACCTTGAAATGCGGCTCGGCGAGCTCAATCGCGAGATTAGCCGGCTCGTCGACGCGATAGCAAAAGGGCACGGTGACCCAGCGGTGCTCGGTCCGCGCTCAAGCGCCTTAGACGAAGAGCGAAAGCAGGTAGCAAACGAGCTGAACGCCGAACCTGCTGTTGGCGATGTTATCTCGCTCCACCCGGCGGTACTGGCGCGCTATGAGCAACAACTCGTCCATCTTCAGGACGCTTTGTCCAAGGGCGTGAATGCTGGGGATTCTGAGGCAGCGGAAGCAGTCAGGGATCTCGTTGAGACCGTAACGGTATTTCGAAACGGCTCGCATCCAGGCGGGGTCACCGTTGAGATTGTGGGACGTTTGAACGCACTGCTGGGTGAGCAGGCCTACCCCCACAACGTCCGAGGAGTGTGGGGAAAGATGGTAGCGGGAGAGGGACTCGAACCCCCGACCCCAGGATTATGA
- a CDS encoding methyltransferase domain-containing protein produces MAGDIDREGVEKAYGRWAPIYDLVFGKVFDQGRQSTIAEADRIGGRVLDVGVGTGLSLSEYARTTKLCGVDISEPMLRRALKRVRALGLSNVETLAVMDAKHLAFPDSFFDAVVAQYVITAVPDPEATLDDFIRVLKPGGELILVNHIGAESGPRRIFELAFAPLARRLGWRPEFPWERLTNWAAKHGGVSLAERRPMPPMGHFSLIRFRKS; encoded by the coding sequence ATGGCTGGGGACATCGACCGCGAGGGGGTCGAAAAGGCGTATGGCCGCTGGGCACCGATCTACGATCTCGTGTTCGGCAAGGTGTTCGATCAGGGCCGTCAGTCGACGATCGCGGAGGCCGACCGGATCGGCGGACGCGTGCTCGACGTCGGCGTCGGGACCGGGCTGTCGCTGTCGGAATATGCGCGCACCACAAAGCTGTGCGGCGTCGATATTTCCGAGCCGATGCTGCGGCGGGCGCTCAAGCGCGTGCGCGCGCTGGGCCTCAGCAATGTCGAGACGCTGGCGGTGATGGACGCCAAGCACCTCGCATTTCCGGATTCATTCTTCGACGCGGTGGTCGCGCAATACGTCATCACCGCAGTGCCCGATCCCGAAGCCACGCTGGATGATTTCATCCGCGTGCTGAAGCCGGGCGGCGAGCTGATCCTGGTCAATCACATCGGCGCCGAGAGCGGCCCGCGCCGCATCTTCGAGCTCGCCTTCGCGCCGCTGGCGCGGCGGCTCGGCTGGCGTCCGGAATTTCCGTGGGAGCGGCTGACCAATTGGGCCGCGAAGCATGGCGGCGTCAGCCTTGCGGAACGGCGGCCGATGCCGCCGATGGGGCATTTCTCGCTGATCCGCTTCCGCAAATCGTGA
- the mnmA gene encoding tRNA 2-thiouridine(34) synthase MnmA — MLNSLDLEGRPEDTRIVVAMSGGVDSSVTAALLKSQGYDVVGITLQLYDHGAATHRKGACCAGRDIHDARNVAERIGIPHYVLDYESRFKQSVIDNFADSYALGETPVPCIECNRSVKFRDLLSTSRELGAQALATGHYVASRRLADGSRSLTCAADADRDQSYFLFATTREQLDFLRFPLGDMTKPQTRELARRFDLEVADKQDSQDICFVPTGRYTDIIGRLKPNAIAPGDIVDLAGNVIGQHQGIVHFTVGQRKGLGIASGHPLYVVKLDAATRRVVVGPREALRMDRIALRDVNWIGNGALDRVIGEGIEIYVRVRSTRAPQPAWLRATDGGYEVELVAGEEGVSPGQACVFYDAASGQARVLGGGFIRSASASRMARAATQDAMAPLAEAVRG; from the coding sequence ATGCTCAACAGTCTGGATCTTGAAGGCCGCCCTGAAGACACACGGATCGTCGTTGCCATGTCCGGCGGCGTCGACTCGTCGGTGACGGCTGCGCTGTTGAAGTCGCAGGGCTATGACGTGGTCGGGATCACGCTGCAGCTCTACGACCATGGTGCCGCGACCCATCGCAAGGGCGCCTGCTGCGCCGGCCGCGACATTCACGATGCGCGCAATGTGGCGGAGCGGATCGGCATCCCGCATTATGTGCTCGATTACGAAAGCCGCTTCAAGCAATCCGTGATCGACAATTTCGCCGACAGCTACGCGCTCGGCGAGACGCCGGTGCCGTGCATTGAGTGCAACCGTTCGGTCAAGTTCCGCGATCTGCTCTCGACCTCGCGCGAGCTCGGCGCGCAGGCGCTCGCTACCGGACATTACGTCGCCTCGCGTCGGCTTGCCGACGGATCGCGCTCGCTGACTTGCGCGGCGGATGCCGATCGCGACCAGAGCTATTTCCTGTTCGCGACCACGCGCGAGCAGCTCGACTTCCTCCGCTTCCCGCTCGGCGACATGACCAAGCCGCAGACCCGCGAGCTGGCGCGGCGCTTCGATCTCGAGGTCGCTGACAAGCAGGACAGCCAGGACATCTGCTTCGTGCCGACCGGCCGCTACACCGACATCATCGGACGGCTGAAGCCGAATGCGATCGCGCCCGGCGACATCGTCGATCTCGCCGGCAACGTCATCGGCCAGCACCAGGGCATCGTTCATTTCACCGTCGGCCAGCGCAAGGGCCTCGGCATCGCCTCGGGCCATCCGCTCTATGTGGTCAAGCTCGACGCGGCGACGCGCCGGGTCGTGGTCGGGCCGCGCGAGGCGCTGCGGATGGATCGCATCGCGCTGCGCGACGTCAACTGGATCGGCAACGGCGCGCTGGACCGCGTGATCGGCGAGGGTATCGAGATCTATGTCCGCGTGCGTTCGACGCGCGCGCCGCAGCCGGCATGGTTGCGCGCCACGGATGGCGGCTATGAGGTCGAGCTCGTCGCGGGCGAGGAGGGCGTGTCGCCCGGCCAGGCCTGCGTGTTCTACGACGCGGCCTCCGGGCAGGCGCGTGTGCTCGGCGGCGGCTTCATCAGAAGTGCGAGCGCGAGCCGCATGGCGCGGGCCGCGACGCAGGATGCGATGGCGCCGCTCGCGGAAGCGGTTCGCGGCTAG
- a CDS encoding flagellar hook-length control protein FliK → MVSVTSEALASRSFQGSTPRSARPDPAPQAGNDGFAALVDSNSASTSDNNRYDAQPAPARRSDDSTSTTDARSRDTSTAPDRTSRDSGSSRDDHKVDSDSDAPPKTKSKSKSDDSKSSTDAQSTGDKATTQAVPQPDPANAAAASAVVAVPVAAAPATDPAAATAPAGQPAAPLAIAAAAIAASSAIAATGAPAGSGAPAGADTATAATTAANADKVAKAAGVKTEGQVITTDAATVSGAATATGDATLAATVAAGTPATKTTTQAKTQVAAKDATATTPTDQDGATQGNANTAQAAPTTIVPAATQPAAVAGKAKATANGAADAIKADASGDGNAAPTPTAGGHAAAQAQLTTPDPGAQAANALQAQLPTSQTTPSATAQLTVTNAAQTAAVPLSGLAMQIAASAKSGKSRFEIRLDPAELGRIDVRIDVDRNGQVTSHLTVERPETLSMLRQDANQLQRALDNAGLSTGNGGLQFSLRDQSQSGQNNNGQSNPNAHRLIVTEEDSVPAAAAGRSYGRATGALGGVDIRV, encoded by the coding sequence GTGGTCAGCGTGACGTCGGAAGCATTGGCAAGCCGGTCTTTTCAGGGCTCGACGCCGCGATCGGCGCGGCCCGACCCCGCCCCGCAGGCGGGGAACGACGGCTTTGCCGCGCTGGTCGACAGCAATTCTGCGTCCACGAGCGACAACAACAGGTACGACGCCCAACCGGCGCCCGCGCGCCGGTCCGACGATTCGACCTCGACGACCGATGCACGCTCCCGCGACACCAGCACGGCCCCCGACCGGACGTCGCGCGATTCCGGCAGCTCGCGCGACGACCACAAGGTCGATAGCGACAGCGACGCGCCGCCCAAGACCAAGTCGAAATCGAAATCGGACGACTCGAAGTCGAGCACCGATGCGCAATCCACCGGCGACAAGGCCACGACGCAAGCCGTGCCGCAGCCGGATCCAGCCAATGCGGCAGCGGCCAGCGCGGTGGTTGCCGTCCCCGTCGCCGCCGCACCGGCGACTGATCCGGCAGCGGCGACCGCGCCAGCCGGCCAGCCGGCCGCACCGCTTGCGATCGCGGCTGCCGCCATCGCGGCAAGCTCCGCCATCGCCGCCACCGGTGCGCCGGCCGGCAGCGGCGCGCCTGCCGGCGCCGACACCGCAACAGCGGCGACCACCGCGGCGAATGCCGACAAGGTCGCCAAGGCGGCTGGCGTCAAGACCGAGGGACAGGTCATCACGACGGATGCGGCAACGGTTTCCGGCGCAGCGACGGCGACCGGCGATGCGACACTCGCCGCCACGGTTGCCGCCGGAACGCCCGCCACGAAGACGACGACGCAAGCCAAGACACAGGTGGCCGCAAAGGACGCGACCGCGACAACGCCAACCGACCAGGACGGCGCAACTCAAGGCAACGCCAACACCGCGCAGGCTGCTCCGACCACCATCGTTCCCGCAGCCACGCAGCCGGCGGCCGTTGCCGGCAAGGCGAAGGCCACCGCGAACGGCGCAGCCGATGCCATCAAGGCCGATGCAAGCGGCGACGGCAACGCCGCGCCGACGCCGACGGCCGGCGGCCACGCGGCTGCGCAGGCCCAGCTCACGACGCCCGATCCCGGCGCGCAGGCGGCGAACGCACTCCAGGCGCAACTGCCGACCAGCCAGACGACGCCGTCTGCGACCGCGCAATTGACCGTGACCAACGCCGCGCAGACCGCCGCCGTGCCGCTCAGCGGGCTTGCGATGCAGATCGCCGCCTCCGCCAAGAGCGGCAAGAGCCGCTTCGAGATCCGGCTCGATCCCGCCGAGCTCGGCCGCATCGATGTCCGCATCGACGTCGATCGCAACGGCCAGGTGACCTCGCATCTCACCGTCGAACGCCCGGAAACGCTGTCGATGCTGCGCCAGGACGCCAACCAGCTGCAGCGCGCGCTCGACAATGCCGGCCTGTCGACCGGCAATGGCGGATTGCAGTTCAGCCTGCGCGACCAGTCGCAGTCGGGCCAGAACAACAACGGCCAGTCCAATCCGAACGCCCATCGTTTGATCGTCACTGAGGAGGACAGCGTCCCCGCCGCAGCGGCGGGCCGCTCCTATGGCCGCGCAACCGGCGCCCTCGGCGGCGTCGATATCAGAGTGTAA
- a CDS encoding flagellar hook capping FlgD N-terminal domain-containing protein: MAVDATMPTPVVSAPGTSNGTSSGSGSSTGSGLTTSSQGIADNFQTFLTLLTTQLQHQNPLDPLDTNQFTQQLVQFAGVEQQLKSNDQLKQLIAIEKSAQSTQALVYVGNTVAVDGSKTQFNKSATWNLVSPQATSATITITSASGQTAYSGNFNLKQGNASFVWDGKGTDGTQWPAGTYTLTATGKDSKGNDLAISTEIQGVVDSVDLTASPPLLSIGGQTYTTDKIKRVVRGATGSS, translated from the coding sequence ATGGCAGTCGACGCAACCATGCCGACGCCGGTCGTCTCAGCACCGGGCACCAGCAACGGAACGAGCTCCGGAAGCGGCAGCAGCACCGGCAGCGGCCTGACGACCTCGTCGCAGGGCATCGCCGACAATTTCCAGACCTTCCTGACGCTGCTGACCACGCAGTTGCAGCATCAGAACCCGCTCGACCCGCTCGACACCAACCAGTTCACCCAGCAGCTCGTGCAGTTCGCCGGCGTCGAGCAGCAGCTGAAATCCAACGATCAGCTCAAGCAGCTGATCGCGATCGAGAAGAGCGCGCAATCGACCCAGGCGCTGGTCTATGTCGGCAACACGGTCGCGGTCGACGGCAGCAAGACGCAGTTCAACAAATCCGCGACCTGGAATCTGGTGTCGCCGCAAGCCACCAGCGCCACCATCACGATCACCAGCGCGTCCGGCCAGACCGCCTATTCCGGCAATTTCAACCTGAAGCAGGGCAATGCCAGCTTCGTCTGGGACGGCAAGGGCACGGACGGCACGCAATGGCCGGCCGGCACCTACACGCTGACCGCGACCGGCAAGGATTCCAAGGGCAACGACCTCGCCATCTCGACCGAGATTCAGGGCGTCGTCGACTCCGTCGACCTGACCGCCTCCCCGCCGCTGCTCTCGATCGGCGGCCAGACCTATACCACCGACAAGATCAAGCGCGTGGTGCGCGGCGCGACGGGCAGCAGCTAA
- a CDS encoding AraC family transcriptional regulator — protein MPTDAADFASYRFSTRDLPERIRLPLWCEHFGRCVVHADIEPLSNTPIQADASLQAIQGLRMLALKGTSMRFKRLQANLADGDDSVGLIFCSPGRSQLSQRGREVELRAGDAIAILHSEPASVIYVDGLQFGLAVPRAELEQRVSDVESLAMRPIGHRTEAFRLFATYLKSVLKARALTAPKLRHTVVTHIHDLVALAISECPALGESGASAVVAARHNAALDYITIHFQEPGLSVQTVARCQGISPRYLQRLMASSGTSFTERLNELRLQRALELLTGSHAGPQRISDIALEVGFSDVSHFNRLFRIRFGDSPRGVRLARKAAS, from the coding sequence ATGCCTACGGACGCAGCCGATTTTGCATCGTATCGATTTTCGACGCGCGACCTTCCGGAGCGTATTCGTCTCCCTCTATGGTGCGAGCACTTTGGGCGATGCGTCGTGCACGCCGACATCGAGCCGCTGTCGAACACTCCGATCCAGGCCGATGCGTCGCTGCAGGCGATTCAGGGTCTGCGCATGCTCGCGCTAAAGGGCACTTCGATGCGCTTCAAGCGCTTGCAGGCGAACCTTGCCGATGGCGATGATTCCGTCGGCCTCATCTTCTGCTCTCCCGGCAGAAGTCAGCTATCGCAGCGCGGCCGCGAAGTTGAGCTTCGCGCGGGCGATGCAATCGCAATTCTGCATTCCGAGCCCGCCAGCGTTATCTATGTCGATGGATTGCAATTCGGTCTGGCGGTGCCGCGCGCTGAGCTTGAACAGCGCGTATCGGATGTCGAAAGCCTGGCCATGCGGCCGATCGGGCACCGAACGGAAGCATTCCGGCTATTCGCGACATATCTGAAGTCGGTGCTCAAGGCGAGAGCACTGACCGCCCCGAAACTTCGTCATACGGTCGTGACCCACATCCATGATCTCGTCGCACTCGCGATCAGCGAGTGTCCTGCCTTGGGCGAGAGCGGCGCGAGCGCCGTCGTGGCTGCGCGGCACAATGCAGCCCTCGACTACATCACCATACACTTTCAGGAGCCTGGGCTCAGCGTTCAAACGGTCGCCCGTTGTCAGGGCATCTCGCCGCGCTATCTACAGCGCCTGATGGCGTCATCGGGAACGTCGTTCACCGAGCGCCTGAATGAATTGCGTCTTCAGCGCGCGCTCGAATTGCTAACTGGGTCTCACGCCGGCCCTCAGCGGATTTCCGACATCGCGCTGGAGGTTGGTTTCTCGGATGTTTCGCATTTCAATCGCTTGTTCCGAATTCGTTTCGGCGATTCTCCGCGCGGCGTTCGGCTTGCCCGAAAGGCGGCCAGCTGA
- a CDS encoding OpgC domain-containing protein — protein MHDRTHTSKRLIGETPPEFRSTDRDLRIDVCRGIALWWIFLDHIPNNVGSWLTLRNYGFCDAAEIFMFISGVTCALAYGRARQRDGWRGMIGRSLRRGWDIYVAFLLLVFACAVLVYVAGGDLADESNTTVLFERPGATLAHAAILQFRPVNTDVLPVFVICHVLFAPLLWLLLRAPNVTLGVSLLLYALAHVFGWRVPAWPDGFWFFNPLAWQFLVVLGAWYVVEGKTIREWITSRPALVLSTLFLGMSLVFALGKDIKALPQAVTDLLFPLDKSNLSPLRLLHFLALAIVTSWLVPAGWRGLSTPILRSARCCGENSLPIYCLGVLLALVSQLDLLDISNRLSMQIAVSLGGVLMMIAAAALLNALSTKRKPAVGAVDRKMPTAATNRKVEDRARRTVLDAQLRAVTAPSTYCP, from the coding sequence ATGCATGATCGAACCCACACCTCGAAGCGATTGATCGGCGAAACTCCGCCGGAATTCAGATCGACGGATCGCGACCTGCGCATCGACGTCTGCCGCGGGATCGCGTTATGGTGGATATTTCTCGACCACATTCCAAACAACGTCGGAAGCTGGCTGACGCTGCGCAACTACGGCTTCTGCGATGCGGCCGAGATCTTCATGTTCATCTCGGGCGTGACTTGCGCGCTGGCCTACGGCAGAGCCCGTCAACGTGACGGCTGGAGAGGCATGATCGGCCGTTCGCTGCGGCGGGGATGGGACATCTACGTCGCGTTCCTCCTGCTTGTGTTCGCTTGCGCTGTGCTCGTCTATGTCGCGGGCGGCGATCTTGCCGACGAGAGCAATACAACGGTTCTGTTCGAGCGCCCGGGCGCGACGCTCGCTCACGCCGCAATCCTGCAGTTCCGCCCTGTCAATACCGATGTCTTGCCGGTCTTTGTGATCTGTCACGTCTTGTTCGCACCGTTGTTGTGGCTGCTGCTGCGCGCACCAAACGTGACGCTTGGCGTTTCGCTGCTGCTTTATGCGCTGGCGCATGTCTTCGGCTGGCGTGTTCCTGCCTGGCCTGACGGCTTCTGGTTCTTCAATCCGCTGGCATGGCAGTTTCTGGTCGTGCTGGGTGCATGGTACGTCGTCGAAGGGAAGACAATCCGGGAATGGATAACGTCGCGCCCTGCGCTGGTCCTTTCCACTCTCTTTCTGGGGATGAGCCTCGTCTTCGCGCTCGGCAAGGACATCAAGGCGCTGCCGCAGGCCGTGACGGATCTGCTATTTCCATTGGACAAATCGAATCTGAGCCCGTTGCGGCTACTGCATTTCCTGGCTCTTGCGATCGTGACGTCATGGCTCGTTCCCGCCGGTTGGCGAGGACTATCGACGCCGATCCTGCGCAGCGCGCGGTGCTGCGGCGAGAATTCGCTGCCGATCTATTGTCTTGGCGTTCTGCTGGCGCTGGTTAGCCAGCTTGATCTGCTCGACATTTCGAACCGGCTTTCGATGCAGATCGCGGTCAGTCTCGGAGGCGTCTTGATGATGATCGCCGCCGCGGCGCTCCTGAACGCGCTCAGCACCAAGCGCAAGCCTGCGGTGGGCGCAGTTGATCGGAAAATGCCCACCGCCGCTACAAATCGGAAAGTCGAGGATCGCGCACGCAGGACCGTTCTTGATGCACAGCTGAGAGCCGTCACCGCTCCGTCGACGTACTGCCCTTGA
- a CDS encoding alpha/beta hydrolase encodes MIMNRRTFSTALLAGAAASLVSSRGIAATQPPVKARNVVLVHGLFADGSCWSEVIPRLQAAGLNVTSVQNPLTTLPEAVTSAQRVLDRQDGPTVLVGHSFSGMIVTEAGVHPNVSALVYVAARAPDADEDYTALAKTYPTPPASAGIVFDGDEGRLSEAAFLRDFAGDIPEAKAKVLYAVQQPFHKQLLAGMTSHAAWRSKPSYYAVSTEDRTINPDLERFMAKRMGATTIEVKASHLALISQPEPIARLILEAAGRSE; translated from the coding sequence ATGATCATGAACAGACGCACCTTCTCGACCGCCTTGCTTGCCGGAGCGGCAGCTTCGCTGGTGTCTTCGCGCGGCATCGCCGCAACGCAGCCGCCGGTGAAGGCACGCAACGTCGTGCTGGTGCACGGCCTGTTCGCCGACGGCTCGTGCTGGTCCGAAGTCATTCCGCGCCTGCAGGCCGCGGGGCTCAATGTGACGTCCGTGCAAAATCCGCTGACCACGCTGCCGGAAGCGGTCACATCGGCGCAGCGGGTGCTCGATCGTCAGGACGGCCCGACCGTTCTGGTCGGCCATTCCTTCTCAGGCATGATCGTCACTGAGGCCGGCGTGCATCCGAATGTCTCGGCGCTGGTCTATGTCGCCGCGCGCGCACCCGATGCGGATGAGGACTACACTGCGCTGGCCAAGACCTATCCGACGCCGCCCGCGAGCGCCGGCATTGTGTTCGATGGCGACGAGGGCCGGCTGAGCGAAGCCGCGTTCCTGCGCGACTTCGCCGGTGACATCCCGGAAGCGAAAGCAAAAGTGCTCTATGCCGTGCAGCAGCCTTTCCACAAGCAACTGCTGGCAGGCATGACCAGCCACGCGGCCTGGCGCAGCAAGCCGAGCTACTACGCCGTCTCGACCGAGGACCGCACCATCAATCCGGATCTCGAACGCTTCATGGCCAAGCGGATGGGCGCCACCACGATCGAGGTGAAGGCCAGCCATCTCGCATTGATTTCACAGCCTGAGCCGATTGCGCGGCTGATCCTCGAGGCCGCGGGCAGGTCGGAGTGA
- a CDS encoding DUF1153 domain-containing protein yields MTEPHRPRVKYVIGPDGSPLTIADLPAPGTKRWVIRRKAEVVAAVRGGLLSLEEACSRYTLTVDEFLSWQFSIDQHGLAGLRTTRIQQYRQ; encoded by the coding sequence ATGACAGAACCCCATCGCCCGAGGGTGAAATACGTCATCGGGCCTGACGGCAGCCCGTTAACGATTGCGGACCTGCCGGCCCCCGGTACCAAGCGGTGGGTCATCCGCCGCAAGGCTGAAGTCGTCGCTGCGGTCCGCGGCGGCCTGCTCTCCCTTGAGGAGGCCTGCAGCCGCTACACGTTGACCGTCGATGAGTTCCTTTCCTGGCAGTTCTCGATCGACCAGCATGGTCTGGCCGGACTGCGCACCACACGTATCCAGCAGTACCGGCAGTAA